The proteins below are encoded in one region of Stigmatopora argus isolate UIUO_Sarg chromosome 2, RoL_Sarg_1.0, whole genome shotgun sequence:
- the dmxl2 gene encoding dmX-like protein 2 isoform X2, producing MHLHQVLTGAVNPGDCCYSVGSVNDVPFTAYGSGCDVVILASDFECVQIIPGAQNGNIQVGCVECSHQLGRIAASYGNTVCIFEPLSTNPNKRHKQLNYQWQKTGQFFLDAITYNLAWDPQGYRILAATERLQLWAPPLTDALIEEEDGHVTEDKPHLVLNDWNCVWQCRTAASVHVAKWSPDGEYFATVGKDDCLLKVWYPTTGWRSAVVVQDPSEKKVPAVHFSFVYLAHPRSVTGMSWRKTSKYMPKGSVCNVLLTSCDDGVCRLWSETLLPEDSLLGGQISDNTHSFSSSLPGSSGNKDKIQHALESIHHLKHLRRGRRRSSALVAHSELLPSQLGTQDAHTHRHIAHHANALCHFHISASINPNTDIPSMLADSALFNADDGSGAGGFVVHWLNNKDLSFTCSMDLFMLQLRKFSEQQLEHATEDPLEPEGSPLKFDFGRNNNTNLMHVQHTINPLFSVILDLDEMSDKASSELGEEGEPGEQGSTKASSPGSSSSLPLPSMLLERKMEILITEWNKSPDMLFTIHPTDGSFLVWHVKYLDEFKQGIFRQVQVSFSSRIPVAFPTGDANSLSKNILMYACTLTESESSRTGEQGSMVPYVAHSVSASAGLGSHALASSSNTNPGVSPAVMMVSKHVDGSLNQWAVTFAERSAFSNVLTVSHKFRYCGHRFHLNDQACHTVLPLLLTSSHHNALLTPPSAPGSIDGEQPPTLPLPKGLPRKQLRNAATRTFHDPNAIYSELILWRVDHIGPLSCTGGVSELARINSLHTSAFSNVAWLPSLVPSSVLGTYCNSASACFVASDGKNLRLYQAVVDARKLLDELSDPETSKLVGEVFNIVSQQSTARPGCIIELDVITNQCGANTQLLHVFQEDFILGYKPQKEPDTHTAAFLSGEDYQPPPFSEKFFLVVIEKDLNRNSVLQMWHLHLQSVQACVDEPNKDSSFQSQLMVPNQIVNADSSPETSPVRPLPRSASTVNLQSASKLILSSKLVYSKRLDLPHGVEVTRATPSAGHLSSSSIYPVCLAPYLIVTTCSDSRVRFWHCAVEGDHGDSDNDRDKRMYRWEPWALMNEEEDNNSAVFVSGRPVAVSCSYIGRLAVAFKQPRQGQISGKEFSMHVSIYECESTGGSEWVLEQTLHLEEFNRPSQTLDPRVSVDSNLFVYSRSDLYMCRDRNSPNIKHYVHLDWLSKEDGSHILTVGVGSNILMYGRISGMVHEQTSSKEGVAVITLPLGGSIKQGIRSRWILLRAVDLLSSVDGTPSLPVSLSWVRDGILVVGMDCEMHVYAQWHQDKKPGEGEEGNMSSVDIAGGQTQASSSVFEGRARSKSVFEGSVAVDEALRAPAGLQEGGLFEAAHSLSPTLPQYHPTQLLELMDLGKVRRAKAILAHLVKCIAGEVAVVRDVEAGEGGARRHLSRTISVTGSTAKDTIVAGRDGGRDYTEINSIPPLPLYALMLADEDTSFKGTEEPVKGPKVANGDTRHMSSEDQYADLFQVPTVTTDDFVNFATDKPEKKSRVINLSQYGPAYFGPEHAQVLSSHLMHSSLPGLTRLEQMFLVALADTVATTSAEVTSSTDQQYTGGEALDECGLRYLLAMRLHTCLLTSLPPLYRMQLLHQGLSTCHFAWAFHSEAEEELLNMIPAMQRGDLQWSELRAVGVGWWIRNINTLRKMVEKLGKAAFQRHNDPLDAALFYLAMKKKAVLWGLFRSQHDEKMTQFFKNNFTEDRWRRAALKNAFSLLGKQRFEQSAAFFLLAGSLKDAIEVLLEKMEDLQLAMIVARLYEADFENSSTCQGLLFEKVLGCNKDGSQYHCSRLHPDPFLRSIAYWIMKDYTQALDTLLERIPKDDDDDNPDVMVKSCNPVVFSFYNYLRTHPLIIRRHYATSEGTTTTVGLTAEKNSADEINLIERKLFFTTANAHFKVGCPVLALEVLSKIPKVTKKSGSSPLSKASSKVNVSLNQPLEQSTGLDWGSSAPPAWGGNESSGGMDWGQPVSKLEDDDLKLDWGDDKDDDEDEEEEDCLTMKKLETETKVEGTFDSKLQRDDSKGDSEVDVIAEQLKFRACLKILMTELRTLATGFEVDGGKLRFQLYSWLEKEIAAMHTICNYKVEGKEREPEVERWAERAVSVDISDDMLERTDADAYERHQMERRRLQAKQQHSERRKAWLRKNQALLRVFLSYCSLHGAKGGGVTSVRMELLFLLQESQQEITVKQLQSPLPLPTTLPLLSACIATTKTVIANPVLHLSNHIRDILHTITLMEAPPHPDVIDERVNALHTLAASLSACIYQALCDSHSYSSQTEANQFTGMVYQGLLLSERKRLRTESIEEHITPNSAPAQWPGVSSLISLLTSAKEEDQPRLNVLLCEAVMAVYLALLIHGLGTHNSNELFRLAAHPLNNRMWAAVFGGGAKVIIKPKRPEAPPVPADFEAARPEESQESGRPEQGSLAQTPKPIPYETQCPKQCPPLVSRGGGPGTVTSATKTSLVPPQPPAEDGDRYRRRFNMRMLVPGRPVKETPAAPPPLPAERPTYREKFIPPELSMWDYFVAKPFLPLSDSNTLCDSDESGAEDDEDDDDAFLSDTQITEHSDPNSYSWALIRLAMVKMFHHSIKNFLPITGLDFADLPVTSPFTNAVLKTLENWEHILLETMNKFDGPPPNYINTYPTDLSAGGGPAILRHKAMLEPDNTPFKTKNHQSFPARRLWHFLVKQEVLQETLIRYIFTKKRKQSEVEADLGYPGGKAKIVHKESDIIMAFAINKANSNEIVLASTHDVQEVDVSTLVAVQPYAWIGEEFDKESRSSDDVDYKSSHTNIAQASSGPFAPPQMPVSASMPWLGSGQTSMGASVIMKRNLNNVKRMTSHPIYQYYMTGAQDGSVRMFEWNRPQQLICFRQAGNARVTRLYFNSQGNKCGVADGEGFLSLWQVNQTSSNPKPYLSWQCHTKTCGDFAFITSSSLIATAGQSNDNRNVCLWDTLISPSNTMVHAFPCHENGATVLQYAPKQQLLITGGRKGFVCVFDIRQRQLLHTFQAHDSAIKALALDAFEDFFVTGSAEGNMKVWKLAGHGLMHSFGSEHAKQSIFRNIGAGVMQVETRPGNRIFTCGADGTLKMRVLPDRYNIPSGLIDVL from the exons ATGCATCTGCACCAGGTTCTGACGGGGGCTGTGAATCCCGGCGATTGCTGCTACTCGGTGGGCAGCGTCAATGACGTTCCCTTCACG gctTATGGCTCAGGTTGTGATGTAGTGATCTTGGCCAGTGACTTCGAGTGTGTGCAGATCATCCCAGGAGCTCAGAATGGGAACATTCAGGTGGGCTGTGTGGAGTGCTCCCATCAGCTTGGCAGG ATTGCTGCCTCCTACGGAAACACAGTCTGTATCTTTGAACCTCTCTCTACCAACCCAAACAAGCGCCACAAG CAGCTTAACTATCAGTGGCAAAAGACAGGGCAGTTCTTCCTCGATGCCATCACCTACAACCTGGCCTGGGACCCGCAGG GGTACCGTATCCTAGCAGCAACCGAGCGGCTCCAGCTGTGGGCTCCACCGTTGACAGACGCTCTAATTGAAGAGGAGGACGGTCACGTGACTGAGGATAAGCCTCATCTCGTTCTGAATGACTGGAATtgcgtctggcagtgcag GACTGCTGCTTCCGTGCATGTTGCCAAGTGGTCCCCTGATGGAGAGTACTTCGCAACAGTTGGGAAG GATGACTGTTTACTCAAAGTATGGTATCCAACTACGGGCTGGCGTTCTGCAGTTGTGGTCCAGGACCCCTCAGAAAAGAAAGTCCCTGCTGTTCACTTCTCCTTTGTTTATCTGGCCCATCCCCGCTCAGTCACTGGTATGTCCTGGAGGAAGACCAGCAAGTACATGCCAAA GGGTTCAGTCTGCAATGTTTTGCTGACATCCTGTGACGATGGCGTGTGCCGCCTGTGGTCGGAGACCTTGCTTCCCGAGGACAGCTTGCTCGGCGGGCAAATATCTGATAACACGCACTCTTTTAGCTCCAGCTTACCAGGCTCGTCAGGCAATAAGGACAAGATTCAGCATGCTTTAGAG TCTATTCACCATCTGAAGCATCTGCGTCGGGGAAGGCGACGATCATCTGCTTTGGTAGCCCACAGTGAGCTGCTCCCTTCTCAGCTTGGAACACaggatgcacacacacaccgtcACATTGCTCATCATGCCAACGCATTGTGTCACTTCCACATCTCAGCAAGTATTAATCCCAACACAG ACATCCCATCAATGCTGGCAGACTCTGCACTCTTCAACGCAGATGACGGCAGCGGCGCAGGAGGATTTGTTGTTCACTGGCTCAATAATAAAGACCTAAGCTTCACCTGTTCCATGGATCTTTTTATGCTACAGCTTCGCAAGTTCTCTGAGCAGCAGTTAGAACATGCAACAGAAGACCCCTTGGAACCTGAAGGATCCCCTTTGAAGTTTGATTTTggtaggaacaataatacaaatttaATGCATGTTCAGCACACAATTAATCCCCTTTTCTCTGTGATTTTAGACCTGGATGAAATGTCTGACAAAGCCTCATCTGAGCTTGGAGAAGAGGGAGAACCAGGGGAGCAAGGAAGCACAAAGGCATCATCTCCAGGATCCAGCTCCAGCTTGCCTTTGCCCTCAATGCTACTGGAGAGAAAAATGGAGATTCTGATCACAGAGTGGAATAAGAGTCCTGACATGCTGTTCACCATTCACCCAACTGATGGTTCTTTCCTTGTATGGCATGTGAAGTACTTGGATGAATTCAAGCAAGGCATCTTTAGGCAGGTTCAG GTGTCCTTTTCCTCTCGTATCCCAGTGGCATTTCCCACAGGTGATGCCAATTCTTTgagtaaaaacattttgatgtaTGCCTGTACTTTGACCGAGAGTGAAAGTTCAAGAACAGGCGAGCAGGGTAGCATGGTTCCATATGTCGCTCACTCCGTGTCAGCTTCAGCTGGCCTCGGTTCACATGCCCTGGCCTCTTCTTCTAACACAAATCCTGGCGTCAGTCCTGCTGTCATGATGGTCTCCAAACATGTTGATGGATCTCTTAACCAG TGGGCTGTGACATTTGCCGAGCGCTCTGCCTTCTCCAACGTATTGACTGTGTCCCACAAATTCCGCTACTGTGGTCACCGTTTCCATCTGAATGATCAAGCCTGTCACACAGTGCTACCACTGCTGCTCACTTCATCACACCACAATGCACTACTTACACCGCCCTCAGCTCCTGGTAGCATTGATGGGGAACAACCTCCCACCCTTCCCCTTCCAAAGGGACTTCCTAG GAAGCAGCTTCGCAATGCAGCAACAAGGACCTTCCATGACCCCAATGCCATCTACAGTGAACTCATCTTGTGGCGAGTGGATCATATTGGACCACTCTCTTGCACTGGAGGAGTCTCGGAATTGGCTCGAATCAACTCTCTACACACCTCTGCATTCAGCAATGTTGCTTGGCTACCTTCACTTGTCCCTAGCTCTGTACTTG GAACATACTGTAATAGTGCCAGTGCCTGCTTTGTGGCATCAGATGGTAAGAACCTGCGTCTCTATCAAGCTGTAGTGGATGCCAGAAAGCTACTAGATGAGCTCTCAGATCCAGAAACATCT AAACTAGTTGGGGAAGTGTTCAACATTGTCAGCCAGCAGTCCACTGCCAGACCTGGCTGTATCATAGAGCTAGATGTCATTACAAACCAG TGTGGGGCCAACACCCAGCTGCTGCATGTCTTCCAAGAGGATTTTATTCTAGGTTACAAACCTCAAAAAGAACCAGATACACATACGGCTGCTTTTCTATCTGGTGAAG ATTATCAACCTCCTCCATTTTCTGAGAAATTTTTCCTCGTGGTGATAGAAAAGGATCTCAACAGAAACTCTGTGCTGCAAATGTGGCACCTGCACCTCCAGTCTGTTCAGGCTTGTGTCG ATGAACCGAACAAAGATTCTAGTTTCCAGAGCCAGCTCATGGTTCCCAACCAAATTGTGAATGCTGACTCATCTCCAGAGACATCCCCTGTCAGACCACTCCCGCGCTCAGCCTCCACGGTCAACTTGCAATCAGCCAGCAAACTCATCCTCAGTTCCAAATTGGTGTACAGCAAGCGACTTGACTTGCCTCACGGGGTAGAGGTTACCAGAGCAACACCGTCTGCTG GCCATCTCAGTTCCTCCTCCATCTACCCTGTGTGCCTGGCTCCCTATCTGATTGTGACTACCTGCTCTGACTCTCGAGTGCGGTTCTGGCACTGTGCCGTAGAGGGTGATCACGGAGATAGTGACAATGACCGGGACAAGCGGATGTACCGCTGGGAGCCGTGGGCTTTAATGAATGAGGAAGAAGACAACAACAGCGCTGTGTTTGTATCAGGACGGCCCGTTGCAGTGTCCTGCTCCTATATTGGTAGGCTGGCTGTAGCGTTTAAACAGCCACGTCAAGGACAG aTTTCTGGAAAAGAGTTTTCAATGCACGTGTCTATCTATGAGTGTGAATCAACTGGTGGTTCAGAGTGGGTTTTGGAGCAAACGCTCCACTTGGAAGAATTTAATAGACCCTCTCAAACATTGGACCCAAGAGTCAGTGTGGACTCAAacctgtttgtttacagcag ATCGGACCTGTACATGTGCAGAGACCGCAATTCCCCCAATATCAAGCACTACGTCCACTTGGATTGGTTATCCAAAGAAGATGGCTCTCACATTCTCACTGTGGGGGTTGGCTCCAACATTCTTATGTATGGCCGAATCTCCGGCATGGTCCATGAGCAGACAAGTAGCAAAGAGGGCGTGGCTGTCATCACACTCCCTCTAGGGGGCAGTATCAAGCAGGGGATACGCTCTCGCTGGATCCTGCTACGGGCCGTGGACTTGCTGTCCTCTGTGGATGGCACGCCTTCTCTGCCGGTTTCACTCTCCTGGGTTAGGGATGGCATCTTGGTGGTGGGCATGGACTGTGAGATGCACGTGTATGCCCAATGGCACCAGGACAAGAAGCCCGGTGAAGGAGAGGAGGGCAACATGTCATCTGTAGACATTGCAGGAGGCCAAACTCAAGCTTCTTCCTCAGTCTTTGAAGGGAGAGCCAGGTCTAAAAGTGTGTTTGAAGGAAGCGTTGCAGTGGATGAGGCCTTACGTGCACCGGCTGGACTTCAAGAGGGTGGACTTTTTGAGGCGGCTCACTCTCTGTCCCCAACATTACCCCAGTATCATCCCACGCAACTGCTTGAACTAATGGATTTGGGAAAGGTTCGTCGAGCCAAA GCCATTCTTGCTCATTTGGTAAAGTGTATTGCTGGGGAGGTGGCTGTAGTCCGGGATGTGGAGGCAGGTGAAGGCGGAGCCAGGAGACATCTCTCCCGAACCATCAGTGTGACTGGCAGCACAGCAAAAGACACAATTGTGGCCGGTCGCGATGGTGGACGGGATTACACCGAAATCAACTCCATCCCCCCGCTTCCGCTCTATGCCCTCATGTTGGCTGATGAAGATACTTCCTTTAAGGGGACTGAAGAACCTGTCAAAGGACCAAAAGTAGCCAATGGTGACACCAGGCACATGTCTAGTGAGGACCAATATGCTGACCTCTTCCAG GTGCCAACAGTCACCACAGATGACTTTGTGAACTTTGCCACAGACAAACCAGAGAAGAAATCTCGTGTTATCAACCTCTCACAATATGGTCCTGCTTACTTTGGACCAGAGCATGCACAG GTGTTATCCAGTCACCTTATGCACTCCAGCCTCCCTGGACTTACCCGACTTGAGCAGATGTTCTTGGTGGCCCTGGCTGACACTGTAGCAACCACTAGTGCTGAGGTCACTAGCTCCACGGACCAACAATACACAG GAGGCGAGGCTCTGGATGAGTGTGGACTGAGGTACTTGCTGGCCATGCGTCTTCATACTTGCCTGCTCACCTCTCTGCCCCCACTTTACCGCATGCAGCTTCTTCACCAGG GTCTGTCAACATGCCATTTTGCCTGGGCCTTTCACTCTGAAGCAGAGGAGGAGCTGTTGAATATGATTCCGGCAATGCAGAGAGGTGACCTGCAGTGGTCTGAGCTCCGAGCGGTTGGGGTTGGTTGGTGGATACGCAACATCAACACCCTGAGGAAAATGGTGGAGAAG TTGGGCAAAGCTGCATTCCAGAGGCACAACGACCCCTTAGATGCTGCGCTCTTCTACTTGGCAATGAAGAAAAAGGCTGTCCTTTGGGGTCTGTTCAG GTCCCAGCATGATGAGAAGATGACTCAGTTCTTCAAGAATAATTTCACTGAAGACCGTTGGCGAAGGGCAGCTCTAAAAAATGCTTTCTCCCTGCTTGGAAAACAACGCTTTGAACAGTCAGCCGCTTTCTTCTTACTGGCAGGATCCCTCAAAGATGCAATCGAG GTGTTGCTGGAGAAGATGGAGGATCTCCAATTAGCCATGATAGTTGCCAGATTGTACGAGGCTGACTTTGAGAACTCATCCACCTGCCAAGGCCTCCTTTTTGAGAAGGTTCTTGGCTGTAACAAGGACGGAAGTCAGTACCACTGTTCAAGACTTCACCCTGACCCATTCTTGCGCAGCATAGCATACTGGATAATGAAGGATTACACCCAAGCTCTGGACACACTTTTAGAGCGCATCCctaaagatgatgatgatgataaccCTG ATGTGATGGTAAAATCTTGCAACCCCGTGGTGTTCAGTTTTTACAACTATCTAAGAACACACCCGCTCATCATCCGACGACACTATGCTACTTCAGAGGGCACAACAACCACTGTGGGTCTCACTGCAGAAAAGAACAGTGCAGACGAGATCAACCTAATAGAGCGCAAATTGTTCTTCACCACAGCCAATGCTCATTTTAAG GTGGGCTGCCCAGTTCTAGCCCTGGAGGTGCTTTCCAAAATCCCCAAAGTTACCAAGAAATCCGGGTCATCTCCACTCAGCAAGGCTTCATCCAAGGTCAACGTGAGCTTAAACCAGCCACTGGAACAGAGCACAGGACTGGACTGGGGTTCATCTGCTCCCCCTGCATGGGGAGGGAATGAAAGTTCAGGCGGGATGGATTGGGGCCAACCCGTGAGCAAGTTGGAGGATGATGACCTTAAGCTTGACTGGGGAGATGACAAAGACGATGAtgaagacgaggaggaggaggattgtCTGACTATGAAGAAACTTGAAACTGAGACAAAAGTGGAGGGAACATTTGATTCAAAGCTGCAGAGAGACGACTCAAAG GGTGACTCTGAGGTGGACGTGATAGCTGAACAGCTGAAGTTCCGTGCCTGTCTAAAAATTTTAATGACAGAGCTGCGCACGCTCGCTACCGGCTTCGAGGTCGATGGAGGGAAGCTTCGTTTTCAGCTCTACAGTTGGCTTGAAAAGGAGATCGCAGCAATGCACACCATCTGCAACTACAAG GTAGAAGGGAAGGAGCGAGAGCCAGAAGTGGAGCGCTGGGCGGAACGAGCAGTATCGGTGGATATATCAGATGACATGTTGGAGAGAACAGACGCCGATGCCTATGAGCGTCACCAAATGGAGCGGCGACGTCTCCAAGCAAAGCAGCAGCACTCGGAGAGGCGCAAGGCTTGGCTGAGGAAGAACCAGGCCTTGCTTAGAGTCTTCCTCTCTTACTGCAGCCTCCACGGAGCCAAGGGTGGCGGAGTCACCTCTGTACGCATGGAGCTCCTGTTCCTTCTGCAGGAGAGTCAGCAG GAGATCACAGTGAAGCAGCTTCAATCTCCCCTGCCTCTGCCAACCACCTTGCCTCTGCTCTCGGCCTGCATCGCCACCACCAAAACGGTCATAGCCAATCCCGTGCTTCATCTCAGCAACCACATTCGCGATATCCTCCACACCATCACCCTAATGGAGGCACCGCCGCATCCAGATGTCATAGATGAGCGG GTAAATGCCCTGCACACACTGGCAGCGTCTCTGTCTGCTTGCATCTACCAGGCACTGTGTGACAGCCACAGTTACAG CAGCCAGACAGAGGCCAACCAATTTACTGGAATGGTGTACCAGGGCTTGTTGCTCAGCGAAAGGAAACGACTCCGTACAGAAAGCATCGAGGAACATATCACTCCTAATTCAGCTCCTGCTCAATGGCCAG GTGTGTCGTCCCTGATTTCTCTGTTGACGTCTGCCAAGGAGGAGGACCAGCCAAGACTCAACGTGCTTCTGTGCGAGGCAGTCATGGCTGTTTATTTAGCCTTGCTCATCCACGGCTTGGGCACCCACAACAGCAATGAACTCTTCCGCCTCGCCGCACATCCCCTCAACAATCGCATGTGGGCTGCTGTCTTTGGAGGAGGAGCCAAAGTCATAATTAAGCCAAAGAGGCCCGAGGCCCCACCAG tgccagctgactttgaggcAGCCAGGCCCGAAGAGTCTCAGGAGTCGGGAAGACCTGAGCAGGGCAGCCTTGCCCAAACCCCCAAACCCATTCCCTATGAAACCCAATGTCCCAAACAGTGCCCTCCTCTCGTTTCAAGGGGAGGTGGGCCGGGCACTGTGACATCAGCAACTAAGACTAGCT TGGTGCCCCCTCAGCCTCCAGCTGAGGATGGAGACCGATACAGGCGCAGGTTTAACATGAGGATGTTAGTTCCCGGACGCCCTGTGAAGGAGACACCAGCTGCCCCGCCGCCGCTGCCTGCAGAGAGACCCACTTACAGGGAGAAATTTATTCCCCCAGAGTTGAGCATGTGGGACTATTTTGTAGCCAAA CCCTTCCTGCCGTTATCAGACAGCAACACTCTCTGTGACTCGGATGAAAGTGGAGCAGAGgacgatgaagatgatgatgatgccttCCTTTCAGATACTCAGATAACTGAGCACTCTGACCCCAACTCATACAG CTGGGCCCTGATCCGCTTGGCCATGGTGAAAATGTTTCATCACAGCATTAAAAATTTCCTCCCTATCACTGGTCTTGACTTTGCAG ACCTGCCAGTCACTTCACCTTTTACAAATGCTGTGTTGAAGACCTTGGAGAACTGGGAACATATTTTACTGGAGACGATGAATAAATTTGATGGTCCGCCCCCCAACTACATTAACACTTACCCTACTGACCTTAGCGCTGGAGGCGGTCCCGCCATCCTGCGTCACAAGGCCATGCTGGAGCCAGACAATACTCCTTTCAA GACAAAGAATCACCAGTCCTTTCCAGCCCGGCGGTTGTGGCATTTCTTGGTCAAACAGGAAGTTCTTCAGGAGACCTTAATCCGTTACATCTTCACCAAGAAAAGGAAGCAGAGCGAG GTGGAGGCAGATTTGGGCTATCCTGGAGGCAAAGCAAAAATTGTTCACAAGGAATCGGACATTATTATGGCATTTGCAATTAACAAG GCTAACTCTAACGAAATAGTGCTGGCCTCAACCCACGATGTCCAGGAAGTGGATGTGTCCACGTTGGTGGCTGTTCAGCCTTACGCCTGGATTGGAGAGGAGTTTGATAAGGAGTCACGCAG CTCTGATGACGTTGACTACAAGTCATCGCATACCAACATTGCCCAGGCCAGCTCTGGTCCGTTTGCACCACCACAGATGCCCGTCTCTGCATCCATGCCGTGGCTGGGTAGTGGGCAGACCAGCATGGGAGCCAGTGTG ATCATGAAGAGGAATCTTAATAACGTCAAGAGGATGACGTCTCACCCAATATATCAGTATT ATATGACAGGGGCCCAGGATGGCAGTGTTCGCATGTTTGAATGGAACAGACCTCAGCAGCTCATCTGCTTCAGACAAGCAGGCAACGCTCGCGTCACTCGACTGTATTTTAACTCCCAGGGCAACAAG TGTGGCGTTGCTGACGGAGAGGGATTTCTCAGTCTGTGGCAAGTCAATCAGACCTCCTCAAATCCCAAACCTTACCTG AGTTGGCAGTGCCACACAAAAACATGTGGAGATTTTGCATTCATCACATCTTCGAGTCTCATCGCCACGGCCGGACAATCCAATGACAACAG AAATGTGTGTCTTTGGGACACCCTGATATCCCCCAGCAATACCATGGTCCATG CGTTCCCCTGTCACGAAAACGGAGCCACA